One region of Haladaptatus cibarius D43 genomic DNA includes:
- a CDS encoding RNA ligase partner protein has translation MPEHPLKQRFVLDTSVFLTEEIRNEGEALESAIDRLLDAIARAKLSLNISCYIPPSVHDELTVILQERNVSERTLSKLETWVIKKNPARFEVMIPAELVYRFIDEMSGRVDRGLRVSENAVREAFDDGEANVGEVISDLRSEYRSTLRRGVLDSREDFDLLILARELDAGVVTEDTGIISWAEDFGLRYLRGRDFPSLLEEYLDAIEEE, from the coding sequence ATGCCGGAACATCCGCTGAAACAGCGGTTCGTCCTCGATACGTCGGTGTTCCTCACGGAGGAAATTCGAAACGAAGGCGAGGCGTTGGAGTCGGCCATCGACCGTCTGCTCGATGCGATTGCCCGGGCGAAACTTTCGCTCAACATCTCCTGTTACATCCCGCCCTCGGTTCACGACGAACTCACAGTCATTCTGCAGGAACGCAACGTCTCCGAACGCACCCTTTCGAAACTGGAAACGTGGGTCATCAAGAAAAACCCCGCTCGCTTCGAGGTGATGATTCCCGCCGAACTCGTCTACCGGTTCATCGACGAAATGAGTGGACGAGTTGACCGGGGGTTACGCGTCTCCGAAAACGCGGTTCGGGAAGCCTTCGACGACGGCGAGGCGAACGTCGGCGAGGTCATCTCCGACCTGCGAAGCGAGTATCGCTCGACCCTCCGACGCGGCGTCCTCGACTCCCGCGAGGATTTCGACTTGCTCATCCTCGCCCGCGAACTCGATGCGGGCGTGGTCACCGAAGATACCGGCATCATCAGTTGGGCCGAGGATTTCGGTCTGCGCTACCTTCGAGGACGGGATTTTCCGTCGTTGCTCGAAGAGTATCTCGACGCTATCGAGGAGGAGTGA